A section of the Rhizobium sp. BG4 genome encodes:
- a CDS encoding type III polyketide synthase: MNPTVKLLSLATAVPTDIITQEEAAAASARLFAHRFKDFRHLAGVFENAGISKRHAARPLEWFEAHHGWQDRMEAYAEVASQLFAEAAEKALAQAGISGSDIDCVVTVSSTGIVTPSLDARLSRQLGFRADIERVPVFGLGCAAGVSGLGIASRMAAVRPGKTVLFVALELCTLAFRLDELTRPNIIATALFADGAAACVLQNGERGIAEVESSGEHLFPDTLDIMGWKIDDTGFGILLAQSLPPFAERELGPAIDGILSRSGLARRDIGRFICHPGGAKVIGAMETTLGLEPQSLDHERAVLAEFGNMSSPTVLFVLERAIRAGLPERAAVIAMGPGFSASCVTLKRIG; the protein is encoded by the coding sequence GTGAACCCAACGGTGAAATTGCTCAGTCTCGCGACCGCCGTTCCGACTGATATCATTACGCAGGAGGAGGCCGCAGCTGCCTCCGCGCGGCTGTTTGCGCATCGCTTCAAGGATTTCCGGCATCTTGCCGGCGTGTTCGAGAATGCCGGGATCAGCAAGCGGCATGCAGCACGGCCGCTCGAATGGTTCGAGGCGCATCACGGCTGGCAGGACCGGATGGAGGCCTATGCTGAGGTCGCCAGCCAGCTCTTTGCCGAGGCGGCGGAAAAGGCGCTGGCGCAGGCCGGTATCTCCGGAAGCGATATCGACTGCGTGGTGACGGTCTCCTCGACAGGGATCGTGACGCCGAGCCTCGACGCGCGCCTTTCCCGGCAGCTGGGGTTCAGGGCGGATATCGAACGTGTGCCCGTTTTCGGGCTCGGCTGTGCGGCCGGTGTTTCCGGTCTCGGCATCGCGTCTCGGATGGCGGCGGTGCGGCCGGGCAAGACGGTGCTTTTCGTGGCGCTTGAGCTCTGCACGCTCGCCTTCCGGCTGGACGAGCTGACGCGGCCGAACATTATCGCGACCGCGCTGTTTGCCGATGGCGCGGCGGCCTGTGTGCTGCAGAATGGCGAGCGCGGGATCGCCGAGGTGGAGTCCTCGGGCGAGCATCTCTTTCCGGATACGCTCGATATCATGGGCTGGAAGATCGACGATACCGGCTTCGGCATCCTCCTGGCGCAATCGTTGCCGCCCTTTGCCGAGCGTGAACTCGGACCGGCGATCGATGGCATTCTTTCGCGCAGCGGGCTCGCCCGCCGGGATATCGGCCGCTTCATCTGCCATCCGGGTGGCGCGAAGGTGATCGGCGCCATGGAGACGACGCTCGGGCTGGAGCCGCAAAGTCTCGATCACGAGCGCGCCGTGCTCGCCGAATTCGGCAACATGTCTTCGCCGACAGTGCTCTTCGTGCTGGAGCGCGCCATCCGCGCGGGCCTGCCGGAGCGCGCCGCCGTCATCGCCATGGGACCCGGCTTTTCGGCAAGCTGCGTGACGCTGAAGAGGATCGGATGA
- a CDS encoding dipeptide ABC transporter ATP-binding protein — MTPVLEAKNIVRDYYLPGGLFKQAKTVHAVKGVSFKVEQGKTLAIVGESGCGKSTLARIVTMIDPATAGELMIDGKKVDIAAGDLTPEIRRKVQIVFQNPYGSLNPRKKIGDILMEPLIINTNTPAAERRELAMAMLKKVGLQEIHFNRYPHMFSGGQRQRIAIARALMLKPRLLVLDEPVSALDLSVQAQVLNLLADLQDELNLTYVFISHDLSVVRYMADDVMVMYFGEAVEYGSRDQVFSDPQHSYTKTLFAATPRADVDTIRARLARKAAVAS, encoded by the coding sequence ATGACGCCAGTCCTCGAAGCCAAGAATATCGTCCGCGACTACTATCTGCCGGGCGGCCTGTTCAAGCAGGCAAAGACCGTTCACGCCGTCAAGGGCGTGAGCTTCAAGGTCGAGCAGGGCAAGACGCTGGCAATCGTCGGCGAAAGCGGCTGCGGCAAGTCCACGCTTGCCCGTATCGTCACCATGATCGACCCTGCCACGGCGGGCGAACTGATGATCGACGGCAAGAAGGTGGATATCGCCGCCGGCGACCTGACGCCGGAGATCCGCCGCAAGGTGCAGATCGTCTTCCAGAACCCCTATGGTTCGCTGAACCCGCGCAAGAAGATCGGCGATATCCTGATGGAGCCGCTGATCATCAACACCAATACGCCCGCTGCCGAACGGCGCGAACTGGCGATGGCGATGCTCAAGAAGGTTGGTCTCCAGGAGATCCACTTCAATCGCTATCCGCACATGTTCTCCGGCGGTCAGCGCCAGCGCATCGCCATTGCGCGCGCCCTGATGCTGAAGCCGCGCCTTCTCGTCCTCGACGAGCCGGTCTCGGCGCTCGACCTCTCGGTGCAGGCACAGGTGCTGAACCTGCTCGCCGACCTGCAGGACGAGCTGAACCTCACCTACGTCTTCATCAGCCACGACCTCTCGGTCGTTCGCTACATGGCAGACGACGTCATGGTGATGTATTTCGGCGAAGCAGTCGAATACGGTAGCCGCGATCAGGTTTTCAGCGATCCGCAGCACAGCTATACCAAGACGCTGTTTGCGGCCACGCCGCGGGCCGATGTCGATACCATCCGGGCACGTCTGGCCCGCAAGGCGGCTGTTGCTTCCTAA
- a CDS encoding isoprenylcysteine carboxylmethyltransferase family protein → MMMPSLLLLGFVTLQRLAELLIARRNTRALMARGAREAGAAHYPVMVALHAAWLGGLWLLALGHQVQVGWLAVFLLLQALRVWVLMTLKGRWTTRVIVLPGEQLVTAGPYRLFRHPNYVIVAGEIAALPLAFGLPLYALLFSILNAAMLWVRIRVENAALSGQ, encoded by the coding sequence ATGATGATGCCTTCCCTCCTTCTTCTCGGCTTCGTGACACTGCAGCGGCTGGCCGAATTGCTGATTGCGAGACGCAACACGCGGGCGCTCATGGCCCGCGGTGCACGAGAGGCGGGGGCGGCGCATTATCCTGTCATGGTCGCGCTGCACGCGGCCTGGCTCGGCGGTCTGTGGCTGCTGGCGCTTGGGCATCAGGTGCAGGTTGGCTGGCTGGCGGTGTTTCTGCTGCTGCAGGCGCTGCGGGTCTGGGTGCTGATGACATTGAAAGGGCGATGGACGACGCGGGTGATCGTGCTGCCCGGCGAGCAGCTGGTGACAGCGGGCCCCTACAGGCTCTTCAGGCATCCGAACTATGTGATCGTGGCAGGCGAGATCGCGGCGCTGCCACTTGCCTTTGGCCTGCCCCTCTACGCCCTGCTTTTCTCCATTCTCAACGCGGCGATGCTGTGGGTGCGCATCCGCGTTGAAAATGCCGCACTGAGCGGGCAATGA
- a CDS encoding FAD-binding oxidoreductase, translated as MTKTAIVLGAGIIGVSTAIHLQRRGRQVVLVDRKAPGNETSFGNAGLIQREGVVPYGFPQQLGLLLRYALNNRIDAHYHLKTLPKQVAFLARYWWNSNARRHEAITRAYAPLIENSVSEHRDLIESSNAEALIRKDGWMRVFRTQEKFDEAIAEAALWEREFGVTYDKLGSADVAGIEPGLTQTFKGGLRWRDPWSVLDPHALTAAYCAYFESIGGRFVSGDANSLGQAGSGWRIATVEGPVDADDAVLALGPWAAVATKRLGYSFPLGVKRGYHMHYAAQGNTVLNNWTLDAERGYFLAPMNKGIRLTTGAEFATLDAPKTPVQLDRAEKVARTIFPLGERLDPEPWMGARPCTPDMMPIIGKAPRHNGLWFAFGHAHHGLTLGPVTGRVLAELITGETPFIDISAYSPQRFNA; from the coding sequence ATGACCAAGACTGCGATCGTTCTCGGTGCCGGCATCATCGGCGTTTCGACTGCCATTCATCTGCAACGCCGCGGGCGGCAGGTGGTGCTGGTCGATCGCAAGGCACCGGGCAACGAAACGTCGTTCGGCAATGCCGGCCTCATCCAGCGCGAGGGCGTGGTGCCCTACGGCTTCCCTCAGCAGCTCGGCCTGTTGCTGCGTTATGCGCTGAACAACCGCATCGACGCCCATTATCACCTGAAGACGCTGCCGAAGCAGGTGGCGTTCCTCGCCCGCTACTGGTGGAACTCCAATGCGCGCCGCCACGAGGCGATCACCCGCGCCTATGCGCCGCTGATCGAGAACTCGGTTTCCGAACACCGCGACCTGATCGAATCCTCAAATGCCGAGGCGCTGATCCGCAAGGACGGCTGGATGCGGGTGTTCCGCACCCAGGAGAAGTTCGACGAGGCGATTGCCGAAGCCGCACTCTGGGAGCGCGAATTCGGCGTCACCTATGACAAGCTCGGTTCCGCCGATGTTGCCGGCATCGAGCCGGGGCTGACGCAGACCTTCAAGGGCGGCCTGCGCTGGCGCGATCCGTGGTCCGTGCTGGATCCGCATGCGCTGACGGCGGCCTATTGCGCCTATTTCGAAAGCATCGGCGGCCGCTTCGTCAGCGGCGATGCGAACTCGCTGGGACAGGCCGGTTCCGGCTGGCGGATCGCGACCGTCGAAGGGCCGGTCGATGCCGATGACGCGGTGCTGGCGCTCGGCCCCTGGGCGGCGGTGGCGACGAAGCGGCTCGGCTACTCCTTCCCGCTCGGCGTCAAGCGCGGCTATCACATGCATTACGCCGCGCAGGGCAATACCGTGCTCAACAACTGGACGCTCGATGCCGAGCGCGGCTATTTCCTGGCACCGATGAACAAGGGCATCCGCCTGACGACCGGAGCGGAATTCGCAACGCTCGATGCGCCGAAGACCCCGGTGCAGCTCGATCGCGCCGAGAAGGTGGCCCGCACCATCTTCCCTCTCGGCGAGCGCCTCGACCCCGAACCGTGGATGGGCGCCCGCCCCTGCACGCCGGATATGATGCCCATCATCGGAAAGGCGCCGCGCCATAACGGCCTGTGGTTCGCCTTCGGCCATGCCCATCACGGGCTGACGCTCGGGCCGGTGACCGGCCGGGTGCTGGCGGAGCTGATCACCGGCGAGACGCCGTTCATCGATATCTCGGCCTATTCGCCGCAGCGCTTCAATGCCTAA
- a CDS encoding tetratricopeptide repeat protein encodes MTTTTVRIASLVLGGLIAASAFSVPVFAAGDDSETMPVCKKGEVYDKKAKKCVKQSSANITDENRTDYAYSLAKAARYDEALAMLDTVKDQNNAEVLNYRGYATRKLGRTDEGISYYLQSVKLDPQYAKVREYLGEAYVIKGQLDMAKDQLATIKTICGTGCEEYQDLNAAIIDPSKI; translated from the coding sequence ATGACGACCACGACTGTCCGTATCGCTTCTCTCGTCCTCGGCGGCCTGATTGCCGCATCGGCATTCTCCGTCCCGGTATTCGCCGCAGGCGACGACAGCGAGACCATGCCGGTCTGCAAGAAGGGCGAGGTCTACGACAAGAAGGCCAAGAAGTGCGTGAAGCAGAGCAGCGCCAACATCACCGACGAGAACCGCACTGACTATGCCTATTCGCTGGCAAAGGCCGCCCGCTATGACGAAGCGCTCGCCATGCTCGACACGGTGAAGGACCAGAACAACGCCGAGGTGCTGAACTACCGCGGCTATGCCACCCGCAAGCTCGGCCGCACCGATGAAGGCATTTCCTACTACCTGCAGTCCGTGAAGCTCGATCCGCAATATGCCAAGGTTCGCGAATATCTCGGCGAAGCCTATGTCATCAAGGGCCAGCTCGACATGGCCAAGGACCAGCTGGCAACGATCAAGACGATCTGCGGCACCGGCTGCGAGGAATATCAGGATCTGAACGCCGCGATCATCGATCCCTCGAAGATCTGA
- a CDS encoding RNA polymerase sigma factor, which produces MAVAHAPFLAYSRAKSESPVKPAALPKTAGAEAAIASEADIRTGLTEHLSRLWRYGLVLSRKRDVAEDLVQQTCVRALERAAQFEPGTRLDRWLFSILHSIWLNEIRASKVRQGQGFADAEEALVFDGAGATETHVAATQLLRKVDALPEAQRSAVFLAYVEGLAYREVAEILNIPIGTVMSRLAAARARLSAETAEGGRP; this is translated from the coding sequence ATGGCGGTCGCACACGCCCCGTTTCTTGCCTATAGTCGCGCGAAATCGGAGTCGCCGGTCAAACCGGCGGCACTGCCGAAAACAGCAGGCGCGGAGGCGGCCATCGCGAGCGAAGCGGATATCAGGACGGGCCTGACGGAGCACCTCTCCCGGCTCTGGCGCTACGGCCTCGTGCTGTCGCGCAAGCGGGATGTCGCCGAAGATCTCGTGCAGCAGACTTGCGTGCGGGCGCTGGAACGCGCCGCGCAGTTCGAGCCGGGCACCCGGCTGGACCGCTGGCTGTTTTCCATTCTCCATTCCATCTGGCTGAACGAGATCAGGGCCAGCAAGGTGCGGCAGGGCCAAGGCTTCGCCGATGCCGAGGAAGCCCTGGTTTTCGATGGGGCAGGGGCGACCGAAACGCATGTCGCCGCCACCCAGCTGCTGCGCAAGGTCGATGCCCTGCCGGAGGCCCAGCGCAGCGCCGTATTCCTGGCCTATGTCGAAGGGCTCGCCTATCGTGAGGTCGCAGAAATCTTGAACATACCGATCGGAACCGTGATGAGCCGCCTTGCCGCCGCCCGCGCCAGGCTCTCCGCCGAAACAGCCGAAGGAGGGCGCCCATGA
- a CDS encoding YeeE/YedE family protein, which produces MSIASPSLPGLKEPSLGTPGLGSLAVLVLGTLLLGYYYGPAQGALFLVGGALGMALYHAAFGFTSAWRVLILDGRGRGLRVQMILLAIAVVLFFPFLASGTLFGHEVKGSVSPAGLGVIAGSFMFGIGMQLGGGCASGTLFTAGGGNARMLITLLFFVIGSVLGTVNFDWWVSLPSLPPTSLVQSFGAVGGIAVSLLIFAAVAWISVIVEKRWHGSLEQPAPSPRQGLSRFLRGPWPLVLGAVALALLNFVTLAIAGRPWGITSAFALWGAKGALLLGIDPTAWAYWQTPANAKALSDSVFADITSVMDFGIIAGAMLASSLAGRFSPSWDIPLRSVVAAVVGGLLLGYGARIAYGCNIGAYFSGIASGSLHGYLWALSAFAGNIVGVKFRPFFFLEKKNLRRIDG; this is translated from the coding sequence ATGTCCATCGCTTCACCCAGCCTTCCCGGGCTGAAAGAACCATCGCTCGGAACGCCGGGCCTCGGCTCGCTTGCCGTCCTCGTTCTCGGCACGCTGCTGCTCGGCTATTACTACGGACCGGCGCAGGGCGCGCTCTTCCTCGTCGGCGGGGCGCTCGGTATGGCGCTCTATCATGCCGCCTTCGGCTTCACTTCTGCCTGGCGCGTTCTCATTCTCGACGGCCGCGGCCGCGGCTTGCGGGTGCAGATGATCCTGCTTGCGATCGCCGTGGTGCTGTTCTTCCCGTTCCTCGCAAGCGGCACGCTGTTCGGCCATGAGGTGAAGGGCTCGGTTTCGCCTGCGGGCCTCGGCGTCATCGCCGGATCCTTCATGTTCGGCATCGGCATGCAGCTTGGCGGCGGGTGCGCTTCGGGCACGCTGTTTACCGCCGGTGGCGGCAATGCGCGCATGCTGATCACGCTCTTGTTCTTCGTCATCGGCTCTGTGCTCGGCACCGTGAATTTCGACTGGTGGGTGAGCCTGCCGTCGCTGCCGCCGACCTCGCTCGTGCAGAGCTTCGGCGCCGTGGGCGGTATCGCGGTTTCGCTTCTGATCTTCGCCGCCGTCGCCTGGATCAGCGTCATCGTCGAAAAGCGCTGGCATGGCTCGCTTGAGCAGCCGGCCCCCTCGCCGCGCCAGGGCCTCTCGCGCTTCCTGCGCGGTCCCTGGCCGCTGGTGCTCGGTGCCGTGGCGCTTGCGCTTCTCAACTTCGTGACGCTCGCGATCGCCGGCCGCCCCTGGGGCATCACTTCGGCCTTCGCGCTCTGGGGTGCGAAGGGCGCGCTGCTGCTCGGCATCGACCCGACCGCCTGGGCCTACTGGCAGACGCCGGCCAATGCCAAGGCGCTTTCCGATAGCGTCTTTGCCGATATCACCTCGGTCATGGATTTCGGCATCATTGCCGGTGCGATGCTCGCATCGTCGCTTGCCGGACGTTTCTCGCCGAGCTGGGATATTCCGCTGCGCTCGGTCGTTGCTGCCGTCGTCGGCGGCCTGCTGCTCGGCTATGGCGCGCGCATCGCCTATGGCTGCAATATCGGCGCCTATTTCTCCGGCATCGCATCAGGCAGCCTGCATGGCTACCTCTGGGCGCTCTCGGCCTTTGCGGGGAATATCGTCGGCGTGAAGTTCCGTCCGTTCTTCTTCCTGGAGAAGAAGAACCTCCGCCGGATCGACGGCTAG
- a CDS encoding anti-sigma factor codes for MTSDIRMPSDEQLTAFLDGELPQQEMARIEALANEDEEVAARIEFLANGSMPFREAFAPLLDEAPQQKLEAMLAAIPAPAAAAKTERSAITRRGLFGALAASLAVGIIADRAYLGIGRNLGRDEGSEWRSVVAEYIALYTPDTLAGPVPPADVQTAQLARVDSKLGLNLSPEAVALPGVDFKRAQLLEYDDHPLAQIAYLDPETGPMALCIVRSEKGAKEPDIEGRKGMNVIYWSTATHAFMLIGHAPVDRMREIADAVRPKLTA; via the coding sequence ATGACCAGCGATATCCGCATGCCTTCCGACGAACAGCTAACCGCCTTCCTCGACGGCGAACTGCCGCAGCAGGAGATGGCGCGCATCGAAGCGCTTGCCAATGAAGACGAGGAAGTCGCCGCCCGTATCGAGTTTCTGGCAAATGGCAGCATGCCGTTCCGCGAGGCTTTCGCGCCGCTTCTCGATGAAGCGCCGCAGCAGAAGCTCGAGGCCATGCTCGCCGCGATCCCGGCGCCCGCTGCCGCTGCCAAAACGGAGCGCTCCGCCATCACCCGCCGCGGCCTCTTCGGCGCGCTCGCCGCATCGCTTGCCGTCGGCATCATCGCGGACCGCGCCTATCTCGGGATTGGCCGCAATCTCGGCCGCGACGAGGGCAGCGAATGGCGCAGCGTCGTTGCCGAATATATCGCGCTCTATACGCCGGATACGCTGGCAGGCCCGGTTCCCCCCGCCGATGTCCAGACCGCCCAGCTCGCCCGCGTCGATAGCAAGCTCGGCCTCAACCTTTCGCCGGAAGCCGTCGCCCTGCCGGGCGTCGATTTCAAGCGCGCCCAGCTGCTCGAATATGACGACCACCCCCTGGCGCAGATCGCCTATCTCGATCCCGAGACCGGGCCGATGGCGCTCTGCATCGTCCGCTCGGAGAAGGGCGCCAAGGAGCCCGACATCGAGGGGCGCAAGGGCATGAACGTCATCTACTGGTCGACAGCCACCCATGCCTTCATGCTGATCGGCCATGCGCCGGTCGATCGCATGCGCGAAATTGCCGATGCCGTCAGGCCAAAACTGACGGCTTGA
- a CDS encoding gluconokinase has product MPEINRKPHAIIVMGVSGSGKSSIGEKLAEALSLRFVEGDQLHPRANVEKMSKGIPLTDDDRMPWLDLIGETIKAALARGEGVIVSCSALKRIYRERLRSAAGGNLFFVYLDGSKELLTDRMGHRTGHFMPASLLESQLATLEVPTGEPGVVTVDIDDTIEGIAEAARKKLAPLGIS; this is encoded by the coding sequence ATGCCGGAGATCAACCGCAAGCCCCATGCCATCATCGTCATGGGCGTCAGCGGCTCCGGCAAATCCTCGATCGGCGAGAAACTGGCGGAGGCGCTCAGCCTCCGCTTCGTCGAAGGCGACCAGCTTCATCCACGCGCCAATGTCGAGAAGATGTCCAAGGGTATCCCTTTGACAGACGACGACCGGATGCCTTGGCTCGATCTCATCGGCGAGACGATCAAGGCCGCGCTCGCCAGGGGCGAGGGCGTCATCGTCTCCTGCTCCGCGCTGAAGCGCATCTACCGCGAGCGGCTGCGCAGTGCCGCCGGCGGCAATCTCTTCTTTGTCTATCTTGACGGCTCGAAGGAGCTGCTGACCGACCGCATGGGTCACCGCACCGGCCATTTCATGCCGGCCTCGCTGCTCGAAAGCCAGCTCGCAACCCTCGAAGTTCCGACCGGCGAACCCGGCGTCGTTACCGTCGATATCGACGATACGATCGAGGGAATTGCGGAAGCGGCGCGAAAGAAGCTCGCGCCGCTCGGTATTTCCTAG
- a CDS encoding DUF4852 domain-containing protein, with translation MIKTVRTAIAAACLFAASAAGSVAADFSYNALLPVYLKLDKTLMPEDIVDGYMETYRPEVWSRYRNDEFELEEKRAETLQIMKDAIAAADANEVFTIQTRFEFGDYNFGSQKFDFRPLTDDIYFNVNYCCNSLPRDLKVFFSNATTIDGIPMEKAKAKEFLNARKSSYGSVDREVLAKMSIRIKEVRSRGELVAEIQEMKLYDREGRNLITTINGGQPVAASQ, from the coding sequence ATGATCAAGACCGTTCGCACTGCCATCGCTGCCGCATGCCTGTTCGCTGCTTCTGCGGCAGGATCTGTTGCCGCAGATTTCAGCTACAATGCGCTGTTACCAGTTTATCTCAAGCTCGACAAAACACTGATGCCTGAAGACATCGTCGACGGGTATATGGAGACCTATAGGCCGGAAGTATGGTCGCGCTATCGCAACGATGAGTTCGAACTCGAAGAAAAGCGGGCGGAAACGCTTCAGATCATGAAGGACGCTATCGCTGCGGCCGATGCGAACGAAGTCTTCACGATCCAGACCCGCTTTGAATTTGGCGACTATAACTTTGGCAGCCAGAAATTCGATTTTCGTCCTCTGACCGACGATATCTATTTCAATGTCAACTACTGCTGCAACTCACTACCGCGAGATCTCAAGGTATTCTTCAGCAATGCAACCACGATCGATGGCATCCCGATGGAAAAGGCAAAAGCGAAGGAATTCCTCAACGCCCGCAAGTCTTCATATGGCAGTGTCGATCGGGAAGTGCTTGCAAAGATGAGCATCCGCATCAAGGAAGTGCGTTCGCGCGGCGAGCTGGTGGCCGAAATTCAGGAGATGAAACTCTATGACAGGGAGGGGCGCAATCTGATCACGACCATCAATGGCGGCCAGCCTGTTGCGGCCTCCCAATAA
- a CDS encoding DUF1328 domain-containing protein — protein MLYYALVFLVVALIAGVLGFGGIAGASASIAQVLFFIFLVLFVVSLVMRLMRR, from the coding sequence ATGCTGTATTACGCTCTGGTATTCCTCGTCGTGGCACTGATTGCCGGCGTGCTCGGCTTCGGCGGCATTGCAGGCGCTTCGGCGTCCATAGCGCAGGTTCTTTTCTTCATATTCCTGGTTCTCTTCGTCGTATCGCTTGTCATGCGCTTGATGCGCCGCTGA
- a CDS encoding GH25 family lysozyme — MRFSAVPAIFLACLTISGCASSTTPEGLVSGVVSKETTSSVSASPPPAAVPAAPVMAEVAPPAAVPHQEELAWAGRVPQPQAFEPVDRMVGAPVPAERPEALMAAPPPVAEPAFSPRTRSRIYAHRFRDAKPINFGRASPRKLAVHGVDVSRWQGDIDWVTLRSQGANFAYIKSTDGGDHLDPMFRTNWQRAKAAGMKRGAYHFFYWCRTAGEQADWFIRNVPRDPDALPPVIDVEWNGESSCKRRPSPERVVEKMQVFMDKLERHYGKRPIIYTAPDFYRDNLRGQFQNHPFWLRSVAAHPATVYPGRRWMLWQYSGSGLSQGVEGKIDLNVFHGSEAEWHEFASPTAG; from the coding sequence ATGCGTTTTTCGGCTGTACCCGCGATCTTTCTTGCCTGCCTGACCATTTCGGGCTGCGCATCCAGCACGACCCCGGAGGGCCTGGTATCAGGCGTCGTGTCGAAGGAAACGACGAGCTCGGTTTCCGCTTCACCGCCGCCTGCCGCCGTTCCGGCAGCCCCCGTCATGGCCGAAGTCGCTCCGCCCGCCGCCGTTCCGCATCAGGAAGAGCTCGCCTGGGCAGGCCGCGTGCCTCAGCCGCAGGCCTTCGAGCCGGTTGATCGCATGGTCGGCGCCCCCGTTCCTGCCGAGCGCCCCGAAGCGCTGATGGCAGCGCCGCCGCCCGTTGCCGAACCCGCCTTCTCCCCGCGCACCCGCTCGCGCATCTATGCCCACCGCTTCCGCGATGCCAAGCCGATCAATTTCGGCCGCGCCTCGCCGCGCAAGCTCGCCGTCCACGGCGTCGACGTCTCGCGCTGGCAGGGCGATATCGATTGGGTGACGCTGCGCAGCCAGGGCGCCAACTTCGCCTATATCAAGTCGACCGACGGCGGCGACCATCTCGACCCGATGTTCCGCACCAACTGGCAGCGCGCCAAGGCCGCCGGCATGAAGCGCGGCGCCTATCACTTCTTCTACTGGTGCCGCACCGCCGGCGAACAGGCCGACTGGTTCATCCGCAACGTCCCGCGCGACCCGGACGCCCTGCCGCCGGTGATCGACGTCGAGTGGAACGGCGAATCCAGCTGCAAGCGCCGCCCGTCACCCGAGCGCGTCGTCGAAAAGATGCAGGTCTTCATGGACAAGCTGGAGCGCCACTACGGCAAGCGCCCGATCATCTACACCGCGCCCGATTTCTACCGCGACAACCTGCGCGGCCAGTTCCAGAATCACCCCTTCTGGCTCCGCTCCGTCGCCGCCCACCCCGCCACGGTCTATCCCGGCCGCCGCTGGATGCTCTGGCAATATTCGGGCTCGGGGCTTTCCCAGGGCGTGGAAGGAAAGATCGATCTGAACGTGTTCCATGGGTCGGAAGCGGAATGGCATGAGTTTGCCTCGCCAACGGCGGGGTGA